TCGCTCCAGATTTATTAAGAATAATTTTGACCCCTACAGAAAACGAAAAACTCTGTGAATCTGACGAGTTGGCCAGAAAAATATACGAAGGCTACTTTGAGGGGCTAAACTCCCTCGAATCGTAAAAGAATGGTTACATATAGCTCTATATGAGTAGTACAGCCCCCGGAACGAGTAGGACCGGGGGCTGTCTTTTCTTAGTTAATGGACAGTTAAATTAAAAGAAAAAAATACATTGTCCAAAATTTTCCTTCCACTTAATATGATATTTGGTGACGCAGTTGTTTTCGAAAAATCCATAGCCGTGGAGGGATTGTATTTATGTCTTTCAGTCATTATGGTGAACTATGCACAGAGGTCTATGACCTTACTAAAAAAGTTGGGCAATCACTCAGTGGAGATATAGAATATTATCGCGAGAAACTTAAACCTTGCAAAGGGCGTATTCTGGAGGCCATGGTAGGCTCTGGACGTGTGATCATTCCACTTCTTGAATCAGGATTAATCGTCGACGGGGTTGATTATTCCCCGCAAATGCTTGCTTCTTGCCGGTATCGCTGCGAAGAACGTGGATTTACTCCGGATTTGTATAAAGCAAATTTGCAGGAGCTTTCTTTGCCGCATAAGTATGAAGCGATCATTATACCTGGGGGCTCATTTTTGTTGATTGAACAACGGGAAGAGTCGATACAGGCATTAAATCGGCTATATGAACATTTAGAACCAGGTGGAAAGTTGATCCTTGACCTGTTTTTGCCTGACAATAATTACAACAGTGCCGAATTAGGGCAATGGGACGGTACGGCAACTTACCACCTGCCAAATGGTGATATCATTACAATGGAAGGCAAAAATGTGGAAGTTGATTTGTTCTTCAATCAATACCGTGTCAGCTATTTAAAATATGAAAAGTGGCGA
This region of Paenibacillus sp. JDR-2 genomic DNA includes:
- a CDS encoding class I SAM-dependent methyltransferase, whose amino-acid sequence is MSFSHYGELCTEVYDLTKKVGQSLSGDIEYYREKLKPCKGRILEAMVGSGRVIIPLLESGLIVDGVDYSPQMLASCRYRCEERGFTPDLYKANLQELSLPHKYEAIIIPGGSFLLIEQREESIQALNRLYEHLEPGGKLILDLFLPDNNYNSAELGQWDGTATYHLPNGDIITMEGKNVEVDLFFNQYRVSYLKYEKWRDGELIQTELQRFALRWYGVEEFKLILESVGFSNVTVCADFEDGKKPSSGNQKFVYQATKA